From a single Nicotiana tabacum cultivar K326 chromosome 8, ASM71507v2, whole genome shotgun sequence genomic region:
- the LOC107783409 gene encoding U-box domain-containing protein 34 isoform X1, whose amino-acid sequence MKVNVDGDTGGSPTSTSAMVTVAVAVKSAEGKGSQRAVKWAVEKLLPKAHRFVFIHVMPTITTIPTPSGESTLVDELEANVVKLYIEDKRAQCEEIFIPFKILCKRKNVETLVLEGNNPATVLLKYVNDSGIKSLVLGSYSPNYFSRKLKGSSVPSIILKHAPECCDVYVVSSNKLMTNSLNPLLATEGDLPTINKQKSSASSASIDGVSHSRSSSLASSHLNFPAFLDGNSSNYVSLQQKLNQNLEDVTTGLETVKECHISTSSEQLDIQDEVERVRLELQTTLAMYNQTCEDLIHTQNKVQLFSSEYLEEYRKVNAAKKREENLRKIAAEEKERHLEAEKEVETARKLLSEETYERQIAELKALQQSLEKKKTVDALLSSDHRYRRLTREEIEVATDYFCESKMIGEGAYGKVYKGDLDHTPVAIKVLCSDASEKKEEFLREVEVLSQLHHPHIVLLLGACPENGCLVYEYMENGSLEDCILERNSKPFPWFSRFRILFEVACALAFLHNSKPEPIVHRDLKPGNILLDKNFVSKIGDVGLAKIISDVVPESVTEYRNSVLAGTLGYMDPEYQRTGTLRPKSDLYAFGIITLQLLAACRPNGLIMVFENAINSNLLVDILDKSVPDWPLMEAEELARMALKCCSLRCRDRPDLETEVLPLLKRLSEFADMRTKVEKNIIQAPSPYLCPIVQEVMEDPQIAADGFTYEHRAIKLWLTRHSVSPVTKQILQHKMVTPNRTLRLAIQEWRSQVTSFRPRS is encoded by the exons ATGAAAGTGAATGTTGACGGAGATACTGGTGGTTCTCCGACGTCGACGTCGGCGATGGTCACCGTGGCGGTGGCAGTTAAGAGTGCGGAAGGGAAAGGTAGTCAGCGCGCGGTGAAATGGGCAGTGGAGAAGCTGTTGCCTAAAGCTCATCGATTTGTATTCATTCATGTTATGCCCACAATCACTACAATTCCAACTCCAT CAGGAGAGAGTACTCTTGTTGATGAGCTTGAGGCCAATGTGGTGAAACTATATATAGAGGATAAGAGGGCTCAATGTGAAGAAATCTTTATCCCATTTAAGATTTTGTGCAAAAGAAAAAAT GTTGAGACTTTGGTGCTGGAAGGGAATAATCCTGCAACGGTGCTCCTAAAATATGTGAATGACTCTGGGATTAAAAGTTTAGTCTTGGGCTCTTACTCTCCCAATTACTTTTCCAG GAAGCTGAAGGGATCAAGCGTGCCTTCAATTATCCTCAAGCATGCTCCAGAATGTTGTGATGTTTATGTGGTGTCCTCAAATAAGCTAATGACAAATTCGTTAAATCCCTTATTGGCTACTG AAGGTGATCTTCCTACAATCAATAAACAAAAATCCAGTGCATCTTCTGCCTCCATAGATGGTGTCTCTCACAGCAGATCATCATCCCTTGCTTCTAGCCATCTGAATTTTCCAGCATTTCTCGATGGGAACTCTTCTAATTATGTCAGTCTTCAACAGAAACTTAATCAAAATCTGGAAGATGTAACCACAGGTCTAGAGACAGTCAAGGAATGCCATATTTCCACTTCCTCAGAGCAG TTAGACATTCAAGATGAAGTGGAGAGGGTGCGCCTAGAATTACAGACTACTTTAGCAATGTACAATCAAACATGTGAAGACCTGATCCATACCCAAAACAAA GTCCAGTTATTTTCTTCGGAATACCTTGAAGAGTATAGAAAAGTGAATGCTgccaagaaaagagaagaaaatctaAGGAAAATTGCTGCTGAAGAAAAGGAGAGGCATCTTGAAGCTGAGAAGGAGGTCGAGACTGCAAGAAAATTGCTTTCAGAAGAGACATATGAGAGGCAGATAGCAGAGTTGAAGGCACTGCAACAGTCCTTAGAGAAAAAGAAAACTGTCGATGCACTATTATCATCTGATCACAGGTATAGAAGGTTGACTAGAGAAGAAATTGAGGTTGCAACTGATTACTTTTGCGAGTCCAAGATGATTGGTGAAGGGGCATACGGGAAAGTTTACAAAGGTGATCTTGATCATACCCCTGTTGCCATCAAAGTTCTTTGTTCCGATGCATCCGAAAAGAAAGAGGAATTTCTAAGAGAG GTGGAGGTTCTTAGCCAGTTACATCACCCACACATTGTTTTACTGCTTGGAGCCTGTCCTGAAAATGGTTGCCTTGTTTATGAGTATATGGAAAACGGAAGCCTGGAAGATTGCATTTTGGAACGGAACAGTAAACCGTTTCCCTGGTTTTCTCGATTCAGGATACTGTTCGAAGTGGCATGCGCTCTTGCATTCCTGCACAACTCAAAGCCTGAGCCTATTGTTCATCGAGATCTTAAACCGGGAAATATATTGCTGGACAAAAATTTCGTGAGCAAAATAGGAGATGTAGGTCTAGCAAAGATTATATCAGATGTTGTCCCAGAAAGTGTTACAGAATATAGGAACTCTGTTCTGGCTGGCACCCTTGGTTACATGGATCCAGAGTATCAAAGAACTGGCACACTCAGACCAAAGTCTGATCTTTATGCTTTTGGAATAATAACACTTCAATTACTGGCTGCTTGTCGTCCTAATGGCCTTATAATGGTGTTTGAAAATGCTATAAATAGTAATTTATTGGTGGATATACTTGATAAGTCAGTTCCTGATTGGCCGTTAATGGAAGCAGAGGAGCTTGCTAGGATGGCGCTAAAATGCTGTAGCCTTAGATGCCGAGATAGACCAGACCTCGAGACTGAAGTTCTTCCACTTTTGAAGAGACTTTCTGAATTTGCTGACATGCGTACCAAAGTGGAGAAGAACATTATACAGGCACCTAGTCCGTACTTATGCCCAATCGTTCAG GAAGTAATGGAAGATCCACAGATTGCAGCTGATGGTTTTACATATGAGCATAGAGCAATAAAGTTATGGCTCACCAGACATAGTGTATCACCAGTTACAAAACAGATACTGCAGCACAAGATGGTCACACCAAACCGCACATTGCGACTAGCTATACAAGAGTGGCGATCACAAGTAACGTCGTTCAGACCCAGATCTTGA
- the LOC107783409 gene encoding U-box domain-containing protein 34 isoform X2, with protein sequence MLCPQSLQFQLHVETLVLEGNNPATVLLKYVNDSGIKSLVLGSYSPNYFSRKLKGSSVPSIILKHAPECCDVYVVSSNKLMTNSLNPLLATEGDLPTINKQKSSASSASIDGVSHSRSSSLASSHLNFPAFLDGNSSNYVSLQQKLNQNLEDVTTGLETVKECHISTSSEQLDIQDEVERVRLELQTTLAMYNQTCEDLIHTQNKVQLFSSEYLEEYRKVNAAKKREENLRKIAAEEKERHLEAEKEVETARKLLSEETYERQIAELKALQQSLEKKKTVDALLSSDHRYRRLTREEIEVATDYFCESKMIGEGAYGKVYKGDLDHTPVAIKVLCSDASEKKEEFLREVEVLSQLHHPHIVLLLGACPENGCLVYEYMENGSLEDCILERNSKPFPWFSRFRILFEVACALAFLHNSKPEPIVHRDLKPGNILLDKNFVSKIGDVGLAKIISDVVPESVTEYRNSVLAGTLGYMDPEYQRTGTLRPKSDLYAFGIITLQLLAACRPNGLIMVFENAINSNLLVDILDKSVPDWPLMEAEELARMALKCCSLRCRDRPDLETEVLPLLKRLSEFADMRTKVEKNIIQAPSPYLCPIVQEVMEDPQIAADGFTYEHRAIKLWLTRHSVSPVTKQILQHKMVTPNRTLRLAIQEWRSQVTSFRPRS encoded by the exons ATGTTATGCCCACAATCACTACAATTCCAACTCCAT GTTGAGACTTTGGTGCTGGAAGGGAATAATCCTGCAACGGTGCTCCTAAAATATGTGAATGACTCTGGGATTAAAAGTTTAGTCTTGGGCTCTTACTCTCCCAATTACTTTTCCAG GAAGCTGAAGGGATCAAGCGTGCCTTCAATTATCCTCAAGCATGCTCCAGAATGTTGTGATGTTTATGTGGTGTCCTCAAATAAGCTAATGACAAATTCGTTAAATCCCTTATTGGCTACTG AAGGTGATCTTCCTACAATCAATAAACAAAAATCCAGTGCATCTTCTGCCTCCATAGATGGTGTCTCTCACAGCAGATCATCATCCCTTGCTTCTAGCCATCTGAATTTTCCAGCATTTCTCGATGGGAACTCTTCTAATTATGTCAGTCTTCAACAGAAACTTAATCAAAATCTGGAAGATGTAACCACAGGTCTAGAGACAGTCAAGGAATGCCATATTTCCACTTCCTCAGAGCAG TTAGACATTCAAGATGAAGTGGAGAGGGTGCGCCTAGAATTACAGACTACTTTAGCAATGTACAATCAAACATGTGAAGACCTGATCCATACCCAAAACAAA GTCCAGTTATTTTCTTCGGAATACCTTGAAGAGTATAGAAAAGTGAATGCTgccaagaaaagagaagaaaatctaAGGAAAATTGCTGCTGAAGAAAAGGAGAGGCATCTTGAAGCTGAGAAGGAGGTCGAGACTGCAAGAAAATTGCTTTCAGAAGAGACATATGAGAGGCAGATAGCAGAGTTGAAGGCACTGCAACAGTCCTTAGAGAAAAAGAAAACTGTCGATGCACTATTATCATCTGATCACAGGTATAGAAGGTTGACTAGAGAAGAAATTGAGGTTGCAACTGATTACTTTTGCGAGTCCAAGATGATTGGTGAAGGGGCATACGGGAAAGTTTACAAAGGTGATCTTGATCATACCCCTGTTGCCATCAAAGTTCTTTGTTCCGATGCATCCGAAAAGAAAGAGGAATTTCTAAGAGAG GTGGAGGTTCTTAGCCAGTTACATCACCCACACATTGTTTTACTGCTTGGAGCCTGTCCTGAAAATGGTTGCCTTGTTTATGAGTATATGGAAAACGGAAGCCTGGAAGATTGCATTTTGGAACGGAACAGTAAACCGTTTCCCTGGTTTTCTCGATTCAGGATACTGTTCGAAGTGGCATGCGCTCTTGCATTCCTGCACAACTCAAAGCCTGAGCCTATTGTTCATCGAGATCTTAAACCGGGAAATATATTGCTGGACAAAAATTTCGTGAGCAAAATAGGAGATGTAGGTCTAGCAAAGATTATATCAGATGTTGTCCCAGAAAGTGTTACAGAATATAGGAACTCTGTTCTGGCTGGCACCCTTGGTTACATGGATCCAGAGTATCAAAGAACTGGCACACTCAGACCAAAGTCTGATCTTTATGCTTTTGGAATAATAACACTTCAATTACTGGCTGCTTGTCGTCCTAATGGCCTTATAATGGTGTTTGAAAATGCTATAAATAGTAATTTATTGGTGGATATACTTGATAAGTCAGTTCCTGATTGGCCGTTAATGGAAGCAGAGGAGCTTGCTAGGATGGCGCTAAAATGCTGTAGCCTTAGATGCCGAGATAGACCAGACCTCGAGACTGAAGTTCTTCCACTTTTGAAGAGACTTTCTGAATTTGCTGACATGCGTACCAAAGTGGAGAAGAACATTATACAGGCACCTAGTCCGTACTTATGCCCAATCGTTCAG GAAGTAATGGAAGATCCACAGATTGCAGCTGATGGTTTTACATATGAGCATAGAGCAATAAAGTTATGGCTCACCAGACATAGTGTATCACCAGTTACAAAACAGATACTGCAGCACAAGATGGTCACACCAAACCGCACATTGCGACTAGCTATACAAGAGTGGCGATCACAAGTAACGTCGTTCAGACCCAGATCTTGA